From the Pomacea canaliculata isolate SZHN2017 linkage group LG14, ASM307304v1, whole genome shotgun sequence genome, one window contains:
- the LOC112555937 gene encoding stimulated by retinoic acid gene 6 protein-like, whose protein sequence is MSNFLNLFNQLHDCKFNFSDTTNECTDKVNYRHFYLFNLIPAMVITLLFGLTKKRRSVLPAILNGRPGVVYAMNSLTRHSKMSYACAFGAAAHVVHVIVINGDSIIEYNGHRAGKAFINIIATFLYGMTFLPVFVSLTMGSIFGYGVGSLYVWMLTAIEIFRLAQCETNFEGRVLLVFRNLPPLLCLLYLSISLPLRFVRFVRNHRPWFEWTNEPSEVLENLDEIRKSYDGSYVGGILSKPVSKTVRVPEGRKEMIKANFIRLIKKYIYKRKRGYQYPSRLLSVLLVTSVVIYTIAYQVMALLVQLLRKTEECIPIAFYFWEDIINPFLKTIEVFRVSVILATTTALVLFIFSACGLLTSYRTHALEMYKGNSVKIHLSVESSPVKDCVNYIKYGGFQAAYMIWAFMIQWLVFFLVFFLVGILIKFFDVNLIKEFVNWTWPYLLTFVVINITIWLLSAFFFLQDRGEHLALDNRGWFFNCVYFFTFYFLFLGLFSCVLRMLTSMVLGLVYLGRLDKTILVKNFEVLDIGFNTYVGFMKTDCAHTHPVAIVFTRLMLLAARRPEAEPSNDNYEEIREAGGVLRHGPDD, encoded by the exons ATGTctaacttcctcaatctcttcaaTCAACTACACGATTGTAAATTCAATTTCAGCGATACCACAAACGA ATGTACCGACAAAGTCAACTACAGACATTTTTATCTCTTCAATTTGATACCAGCA ATGGTCATAACCCTTCTGTTTGGGCTCACGAAGAAAAGGAGAAGTGTTTTACCCGCGATTCTGAATGGCCGACCTGGTGTTGTGTA CGCTATGAACTCCCTGACACGTCACTCTAAAATGTCCTACGCATGCGCATTTGGGGCTGCTGCACACGTGGTGCATGTGATTGTCATCAACGGCGACAGCATCATCGAATACAACGGGCACAGAGCTGGCAAAG cgTTTATTAATATAATTGCCACGTTCCTATACGGAATGACCTTTCTGCCAGTCTTTGTCAGTCTCACCATGGGATCCATCTTCGGGTACGGGGTGGGATCCTTGTATGTGTGGATGCTGACTGCCATCGAAATCTTTCGACTTGCGCAGTGCGAGACTAACTTT GAAGGCAGAGTGCTTCTGGTTTTCCGCAACTTACCTCCCCTTCTGTGCCTGCTGTACCTGAGCATCTCCCTCCCACTCCGCTTTGTGCGTTTTGTCCGCAATCACCGCCCTTGGTTTGAGTGGACCAATGAGCCATCTGAGGTCTTGGAAAACCTGGACGAAATTCGGAAATCGTATGACGGAAGTTATGTCGGAGGAATCTTGTCTAAACCAGTGTCCAAAACAGTGAG AGTCCCAGAGGGAAGAAAGGAAATGATAAAAGCAAACTTCATACGGCTgattaagaaatatatttacaagagaaagagag GTTATCAATACCCGTCAAGGCTCTTGTCTGTTCTACTGGTAACTTCTGTGGTGATTTATACT ATTGCCTACCAAGTGATGGCACTATTGGTACAGCTGCTaaggaaaacagaagaatgcATCCCGATAGCATTCTACTTTTGGGAGGACATTATCAATCCATTTCTGAAAACAATCGAAGTTTTTCGTG TGAGTGTGATATTGGCCACAACGACAGCTTTGGTGTTGTTCATCTTCTCTGCCTGCGGCCTGCTGACCAGCTACAG aacCCATGCTCTTGAAATGTACAAAGGAAACTCTGTCAAGATTCATCTGAGTGTAGAAAGTAGCCCCGTCAAAGACTGT gtGAACTATATCAAGTACGGGGGATTCCAAGCCGCTTACATGATATGGG CTTTTATGATCCAGTGgcttgttttcttcttggttttctttttggtggGAATCTTAATAAAGTTCTTCGATGTAAACCTCATCAAAGAATTTGTTAACTGGACCTG GCCCTACTTGCTGACATTTGTTGTTATCAACATAACAATATGGCTGCTGTCGGCGTTCTTCTTCCTGCAAGACAGAGGAGAGCATCTTGCCCTCGACAATAG AGGGTGGTTCTTCAATTGCGTGTATTTTTTCACCTTCTACTTCTTGTTCCTTGGTTTGTTCTCCTGCGTTTTGCGCATGCTCACCTCCATGGTGCTAGGACTTGTTTACCTGGGTCGCCTGGACAAGACTATACTAGTGAAGAACTTCGAGGTCCTCGACATAG GATTCAACACCTATGTGGGCTTCATGAAGACGGACTGTGCCCACACACATCCAGTGGCCATCGTGTTCACGAGACTGATGCTGCTCGCCGCTAGGAGGCCGGAGGCAGAGCCATCCAACGATAATTATGAGGAGATACGTGAAGCTGGGGGAGTCCTACG TCATGGACCCGATGATTAA
- the LOC112555841 gene encoding stimulated by retinoic acid gene 6 protein-like isoform X2 codes for MSYNFVDLFININCLNNSTTTPAQCTDETSSRLFLYYGLIPAILITFLFALTKKRRSILLEVFWGRPGVVYAMDSMSRHSRLAYACAFGASAIVVYRIVFGQAKIIDYNGSITSFLNLVYMFVYGMTFLPVFVSLTMGSVFGYGLGALYVWLLTAGQLYELAQCYITAEGIVLLIFRNVPCLLCLLYLSISIPLRFVRFVHGHRPWFVWTNESSDRCDTLEDIRNSSDGNYVADIFTKPKEEKVRFSEGRMPVIKEVLLPLIEKFVYKRKRGFRYPSRLLSILFLTAVVAYIVAFEGMTLLLRFFMVLKECVDEYTTDEEEKYELKQLINVLIASSILSTLTVAGLFIFSALGILTNYRNHVMEMYKGKVTSIPRSETTSPATDCTSYIKYGGYQAAYLIWAFLIQFVILFLLFFFFGYLMLRFDLVTNFLQWIWPYLSVFIIVNIVLWILSKYLFLQDNGSYLALSHRGLLFNCVYFVTFYFLFLGLFSLLLRLFMSLVLGVIYLGRLDKTIMVKNFEVFDLGFNTYVGFMKTDCAHSHPVLIVFTRLMLLAARSREVELPTRSGYQALGEFYADYEVKYDSLARRRWHLLYTLHCNPTLCSLRKGHVGSQS; via the exons ATGTCTTACAACTTCGTGGACCTGTTTATCAACATCAACTGTCTCAATAACTCTACCACTACTCCTGCACA ATGTACAGACGAGACCAGCAGCAGACTTTTCCTCTACTACGGGTTGATACCTGCT ATACTGATCACATTTCTATTCGCTCTCACCAAGAAAAGGAGGAGTATTCTATTGGAGGTTTTCTGGGGACGACCTGGTGTTGTGTA CGCCATGGATTCCATGTCACGTCACTCCAGACTTGCCTACGCATGCGCATTTGGGGCCTCAGCAATTGTGGTTTATAGAATTGTCTTTGGCCAGGCAAAAATTATAGACTACAATGGGTCCATTACAT CGTTCCTCAACCTGGTCTACATGTTCGTGTACGGAATGACCTTTCTGCCAGTCTTTGTCAGTCTCACCATGGGATCAGTCTTCGGGTACGGACTGGGGGCCTTGTACGTGTGGCTGTTGACGGCAGGACAGCTGTACGAGCTGGCACAGTGTTACATCACAGCT GAGGGCATAGTGCTGCTCATTTTTAGGAACGTGCCATGCCTTCTGTGCCTCCTGTACCTCAGCATCTCCATCCCGCTCCGCTTCGTGCGGTTTGTCCACGGTCATCGCCCTTGGTTCGTGTGGACCAACGAGTCCAGCGACAGATGCGACACACTGGAGGACATTCGGAACTCCAGCGACGGAAACTATGTCGCCGACATCTTTACTAAGCCAAAGGAAGAGAAAGTCAG GTTTTCTGAAGGAAGAATGCCAGTGATAAAAGAAGTACTTTTGCCGCTGATTGagaaatttgtttacaaaagaaagagag GATTTCGATATCCATCGAGACTATTGTCAATACTGTTTCTAACAGCCGTTGTGGCTTACATT GTTGCGTTCGAAGGAATGACTTTACTCCTGCGCTTTTTCATGGTTTTAAAAGAATGTGTGGACGAATATACTACAGATGAAGAGGAGAAGTATGAGCTGAAGCAGCTGATCAATGTTCTGATTG caaGTTCTATATTGTCTACACTCACAGTGGCTGGCTTGTTCATTTTTTCCGCTCTGGGCATTCTGACCAACTACAG AAATCATGTGATGGAAATGTACAAGGGAAAGGTTACCAGCATACCTCGAAGTGAAACGACGAGTCCAGCCACAGACTGC ACGAGCTATATAAAGTACGGAGGTTATCAAGCTGCTTACCTGATCTGGG cttttctgatccagtttgttattttgtttttactcttctttttctttggataTCTAATGCTCCGCTTCGATCTCGTCACAAACTTTCTGCAATGGATTTG GCCATATTTGTCGGTATTCATCATTGTCAACATTGTTCTATGGATCTTGTCCAAATACCTCTTCCTCCAAGATAATGGCTCCTACCTGGCGCTCAGCCacag GGGCTTGCTCTTTAACTGTGTGTACTTTGTGACCTTCTACTTCCTGTTCCTTGGTCTCTTCTCATTACTCTTGCGCTTATTCATGTCCTTGGTTCTTGGAGTTATCTACCTTGGTCGCCTGGACAAGACAATCATGGTGAAGAACTTCGAGGTCTTTGACCTAG GATTCAACACCTATGTGGGCTTCATGAAGACAGACTGTGCCCACTCACATCCGGTGCTCATCGTGTTTACCAGACTGATGCTGCTCGCAGCTAGGAGTCGTGAGGTGGAGCTGCCCACCAGGTCTGGGTACCAGGCGTTGGGTGAGTTCTACG CTGACTATGAGGTGAAGTACGACAGCCTGGCTCGTCGCCGCTGGCATCTACTGTACACCCTACATTGCAATCCCACCCTCTGCAGCCTTCGGAAAGGTCACGTGGGGTCACAGTCGTAA
- the LOC112555841 gene encoding stimulated by retinoic acid gene 6 protein-like isoform X3 codes for MSYNFVDLFININCLNNSTTTPAQCTDETSSRLFLYYGLIPAILITFLFALTKKRRSILLEVFWGRPGVVYAMDSMSRHSRLAYACAFGASAIVVYRIVFGQAKIIDYNGSITSFLNLVYMFVYGMTFLPVFVSLTMGSVFGYGLGALYVWLLTAGQLYELAQCYITAEGIVLLIFRNVPCLLCLLYLSISIPLRFVRFVHGHRPWFVWTNESSDRCDTLEDIRNSSDGNYVADIFTKPKEEKVRERFSEGRMPVIKEVLLPLIEKFVYKRKRGFRYPSRLLSILFLTAVVAYIVAFEGMTLLLRFFMVLKECVDEYTTDEEEKYELKQLINVLIASSILSTLTVAGLFIFSALGILTNYRNHVMEMYKGKVTSIPRSETTSPATDCTSYIKYGGYQAAYLIWAFLIQFVILFLLFFFFGYLMLRFDLVTNFLQWIWPYLSVFIIVNIVLWILSKYLFLQDNGSYLALSHRGLLFNCVYFVTFYFLFLGLFSLLLRLFMSLVLGVIYLGRLDKTIMVKNFEVFDLGFNTYVGFMKTDCAHSHPVLIVFTRLMLLAARSREVELPTRSGYQALADYEVKYDSLARRRWHLLYTLHCNPTLCSLRKGHVGSQS; via the exons ATGTCTTACAACTTCGTGGACCTGTTTATCAACATCAACTGTCTCAATAACTCTACCACTACTCCTGCACA ATGTACAGACGAGACCAGCAGCAGACTTTTCCTCTACTACGGGTTGATACCTGCT ATACTGATCACATTTCTATTCGCTCTCACCAAGAAAAGGAGGAGTATTCTATTGGAGGTTTTCTGGGGACGACCTGGTGTTGTGTA CGCCATGGATTCCATGTCACGTCACTCCAGACTTGCCTACGCATGCGCATTTGGGGCCTCAGCAATTGTGGTTTATAGAATTGTCTTTGGCCAGGCAAAAATTATAGACTACAATGGGTCCATTACAT CGTTCCTCAACCTGGTCTACATGTTCGTGTACGGAATGACCTTTCTGCCAGTCTTTGTCAGTCTCACCATGGGATCAGTCTTCGGGTACGGACTGGGGGCCTTGTACGTGTGGCTGTTGACGGCAGGACAGCTGTACGAGCTGGCACAGTGTTACATCACAGCT GAGGGCATAGTGCTGCTCATTTTTAGGAACGTGCCATGCCTTCTGTGCCTCCTGTACCTCAGCATCTCCATCCCGCTCCGCTTCGTGCGGTTTGTCCACGGTCATCGCCCTTGGTTCGTGTGGACCAACGAGTCCAGCGACAGATGCGACACACTGGAGGACATTCGGAACTCCAGCGACGGAAACTATGTCGCCGACATCTTTACTAAGCCAAAGGAAGAGAAAGTCAG AGAA AGGTTTTCTGAAGGAAGAATGCCAGTGATAAAAGAAGTACTTTTGCCGCTGATTGagaaatttgtttacaaaagaaagagag GATTTCGATATCCATCGAGACTATTGTCAATACTGTTTCTAACAGCCGTTGTGGCTTACATT GTTGCGTTCGAAGGAATGACTTTACTCCTGCGCTTTTTCATGGTTTTAAAAGAATGTGTGGACGAATATACTACAGATGAAGAGGAGAAGTATGAGCTGAAGCAGCTGATCAATGTTCTGATTG caaGTTCTATATTGTCTACACTCACAGTGGCTGGCTTGTTCATTTTTTCCGCTCTGGGCATTCTGACCAACTACAG AAATCATGTGATGGAAATGTACAAGGGAAAGGTTACCAGCATACCTCGAAGTGAAACGACGAGTCCAGCCACAGACTGC ACGAGCTATATAAAGTACGGAGGTTATCAAGCTGCTTACCTGATCTGGG cttttctgatccagtttgttattttgtttttactcttctttttctttggataTCTAATGCTCCGCTTCGATCTCGTCACAAACTTTCTGCAATGGATTTG GCCATATTTGTCGGTATTCATCATTGTCAACATTGTTCTATGGATCTTGTCCAAATACCTCTTCCTCCAAGATAATGGCTCCTACCTGGCGCTCAGCCacag GGGCTTGCTCTTTAACTGTGTGTACTTTGTGACCTTCTACTTCCTGTTCCTTGGTCTCTTCTCATTACTCTTGCGCTTATTCATGTCCTTGGTTCTTGGAGTTATCTACCTTGGTCGCCTGGACAAGACAATCATGGTGAAGAACTTCGAGGTCTTTGACCTAG GATTCAACACCTATGTGGGCTTCATGAAGACAGACTGTGCCCACTCACATCCGGTGCTCATCGTGTTTACCAGACTGATGCTGCTCGCAGCTAGGAGTCGTGAGGTGGAGCTGCCCACCAGGTCTGGGTACCAGGCGTTGG CTGACTATGAGGTGAAGTACGACAGCCTGGCTCGTCGCCGCTGGCATCTACTGTACACCCTACATTGCAATCCCACCCTCTGCAGCCTTCGGAAAGGTCACGTGGGGTCACAGTCGTAA
- the LOC112555841 gene encoding stimulated by retinoic acid gene 6 protein-like isoform X1 produces MSYNFVDLFININCLNNSTTTPAQCTDETSSRLFLYYGLIPAILITFLFALTKKRRSILLEVFWGRPGVVYAMDSMSRHSRLAYACAFGASAIVVYRIVFGQAKIIDYNGSITSFLNLVYMFVYGMTFLPVFVSLTMGSVFGYGLGALYVWLLTAGQLYELAQCYITAEGIVLLIFRNVPCLLCLLYLSISIPLRFVRFVHGHRPWFVWTNESSDRCDTLEDIRNSSDGNYVADIFTKPKEEKVRERFSEGRMPVIKEVLLPLIEKFVYKRKRGFRYPSRLLSILFLTAVVAYIVAFEGMTLLLRFFMVLKECVDEYTTDEEEKYELKQLINVLIASSILSTLTVAGLFIFSALGILTNYRNHVMEMYKGKVTSIPRSETTSPATDCTSYIKYGGYQAAYLIWAFLIQFVILFLLFFFFGYLMLRFDLVTNFLQWIWPYLSVFIIVNIVLWILSKYLFLQDNGSYLALSHRGLLFNCVYFVTFYFLFLGLFSLLLRLFMSLVLGVIYLGRLDKTIMVKNFEVFDLGFNTYVGFMKTDCAHSHPVLIVFTRLMLLAARSREVELPTRSGYQALGEFYADYEVKYDSLARRRWHLLYTLHCNPTLCSLRKGHVGSQS; encoded by the exons ATGTCTTACAACTTCGTGGACCTGTTTATCAACATCAACTGTCTCAATAACTCTACCACTACTCCTGCACA ATGTACAGACGAGACCAGCAGCAGACTTTTCCTCTACTACGGGTTGATACCTGCT ATACTGATCACATTTCTATTCGCTCTCACCAAGAAAAGGAGGAGTATTCTATTGGAGGTTTTCTGGGGACGACCTGGTGTTGTGTA CGCCATGGATTCCATGTCACGTCACTCCAGACTTGCCTACGCATGCGCATTTGGGGCCTCAGCAATTGTGGTTTATAGAATTGTCTTTGGCCAGGCAAAAATTATAGACTACAATGGGTCCATTACAT CGTTCCTCAACCTGGTCTACATGTTCGTGTACGGAATGACCTTTCTGCCAGTCTTTGTCAGTCTCACCATGGGATCAGTCTTCGGGTACGGACTGGGGGCCTTGTACGTGTGGCTGTTGACGGCAGGACAGCTGTACGAGCTGGCACAGTGTTACATCACAGCT GAGGGCATAGTGCTGCTCATTTTTAGGAACGTGCCATGCCTTCTGTGCCTCCTGTACCTCAGCATCTCCATCCCGCTCCGCTTCGTGCGGTTTGTCCACGGTCATCGCCCTTGGTTCGTGTGGACCAACGAGTCCAGCGACAGATGCGACACACTGGAGGACATTCGGAACTCCAGCGACGGAAACTATGTCGCCGACATCTTTACTAAGCCAAAGGAAGAGAAAGTCAG AGAA AGGTTTTCTGAAGGAAGAATGCCAGTGATAAAAGAAGTACTTTTGCCGCTGATTGagaaatttgtttacaaaagaaagagag GATTTCGATATCCATCGAGACTATTGTCAATACTGTTTCTAACAGCCGTTGTGGCTTACATT GTTGCGTTCGAAGGAATGACTTTACTCCTGCGCTTTTTCATGGTTTTAAAAGAATGTGTGGACGAATATACTACAGATGAAGAGGAGAAGTATGAGCTGAAGCAGCTGATCAATGTTCTGATTG caaGTTCTATATTGTCTACACTCACAGTGGCTGGCTTGTTCATTTTTTCCGCTCTGGGCATTCTGACCAACTACAG AAATCATGTGATGGAAATGTACAAGGGAAAGGTTACCAGCATACCTCGAAGTGAAACGACGAGTCCAGCCACAGACTGC ACGAGCTATATAAAGTACGGAGGTTATCAAGCTGCTTACCTGATCTGGG cttttctgatccagtttgttattttgtttttactcttctttttctttggataTCTAATGCTCCGCTTCGATCTCGTCACAAACTTTCTGCAATGGATTTG GCCATATTTGTCGGTATTCATCATTGTCAACATTGTTCTATGGATCTTGTCCAAATACCTCTTCCTCCAAGATAATGGCTCCTACCTGGCGCTCAGCCacag GGGCTTGCTCTTTAACTGTGTGTACTTTGTGACCTTCTACTTCCTGTTCCTTGGTCTCTTCTCATTACTCTTGCGCTTATTCATGTCCTTGGTTCTTGGAGTTATCTACCTTGGTCGCCTGGACAAGACAATCATGGTGAAGAACTTCGAGGTCTTTGACCTAG GATTCAACACCTATGTGGGCTTCATGAAGACAGACTGTGCCCACTCACATCCGGTGCTCATCGTGTTTACCAGACTGATGCTGCTCGCAGCTAGGAGTCGTGAGGTGGAGCTGCCCACCAGGTCTGGGTACCAGGCGTTGGGTGAGTTCTACG CTGACTATGAGGTGAAGTACGACAGCCTGGCTCGTCGCCGCTGGCATCTACTGTACACCCTACATTGCAATCCCACCCTCTGCAGCCTTCGGAAAGGTCACGTGGGGTCACAGTCGTAA
- the LOC112555841 gene encoding stimulated by retinoic acid gene 6 protein-like isoform X4, translating into MSYNFVDLFININCLNNSTTTPAQCTDETSSRLFLYYGLIPAILITFLFALTKKRRSILLEVFWGRPGVVYAMDSMSRHSRLAYACAFGASAIVVYRIVFGQAKIIDYNGSITSFLNLVYMFVYGMTFLPVFVSLTMGSVFGYGLGALYVWLLTAGQLYELAQCYITAEGIVLLIFRNVPCLLCLLYLSISIPLRFVRFVHGHRPWFVWTNESSDRCDTLEDIRNSSDGNYVADIFTKPKEEKVRERFSEGRMPVIKEVLLPLIEKFVYKRKRGFRYPSRLLSILFLTAVVAYIVAFEGMTLLLRFFMVLKECVDEYTTDEEEKYELKQLINVLIASSILSTLTVAGLFIFSALGILTNYRNHVMEMYKGKVTSIPRSETTSPATDCTSYIKYGGYQAAYLIWAFLIQFVILFLLFFFFGYLMLRFDLVTNFLQWIWPYLSVFIIVNIVLWILSKYLFLQDNGSYLALSHRGLLFNCVYFVTFYFLFLGLFSLLLRLFMSLVLGVIYLGRLDKTIMVKNFEVFDLGVCMPSMAV; encoded by the exons ATGTCTTACAACTTCGTGGACCTGTTTATCAACATCAACTGTCTCAATAACTCTACCACTACTCCTGCACA ATGTACAGACGAGACCAGCAGCAGACTTTTCCTCTACTACGGGTTGATACCTGCT ATACTGATCACATTTCTATTCGCTCTCACCAAGAAAAGGAGGAGTATTCTATTGGAGGTTTTCTGGGGACGACCTGGTGTTGTGTA CGCCATGGATTCCATGTCACGTCACTCCAGACTTGCCTACGCATGCGCATTTGGGGCCTCAGCAATTGTGGTTTATAGAATTGTCTTTGGCCAGGCAAAAATTATAGACTACAATGGGTCCATTACAT CGTTCCTCAACCTGGTCTACATGTTCGTGTACGGAATGACCTTTCTGCCAGTCTTTGTCAGTCTCACCATGGGATCAGTCTTCGGGTACGGACTGGGGGCCTTGTACGTGTGGCTGTTGACGGCAGGACAGCTGTACGAGCTGGCACAGTGTTACATCACAGCT GAGGGCATAGTGCTGCTCATTTTTAGGAACGTGCCATGCCTTCTGTGCCTCCTGTACCTCAGCATCTCCATCCCGCTCCGCTTCGTGCGGTTTGTCCACGGTCATCGCCCTTGGTTCGTGTGGACCAACGAGTCCAGCGACAGATGCGACACACTGGAGGACATTCGGAACTCCAGCGACGGAAACTATGTCGCCGACATCTTTACTAAGCCAAAGGAAGAGAAAGTCAG AGAA AGGTTTTCTGAAGGAAGAATGCCAGTGATAAAAGAAGTACTTTTGCCGCTGATTGagaaatttgtttacaaaagaaagagag GATTTCGATATCCATCGAGACTATTGTCAATACTGTTTCTAACAGCCGTTGTGGCTTACATT GTTGCGTTCGAAGGAATGACTTTACTCCTGCGCTTTTTCATGGTTTTAAAAGAATGTGTGGACGAATATACTACAGATGAAGAGGAGAAGTATGAGCTGAAGCAGCTGATCAATGTTCTGATTG caaGTTCTATATTGTCTACACTCACAGTGGCTGGCTTGTTCATTTTTTCCGCTCTGGGCATTCTGACCAACTACAG AAATCATGTGATGGAAATGTACAAGGGAAAGGTTACCAGCATACCTCGAAGTGAAACGACGAGTCCAGCCACAGACTGC ACGAGCTATATAAAGTACGGAGGTTATCAAGCTGCTTACCTGATCTGGG cttttctgatccagtttgttattttgtttttactcttctttttctttggataTCTAATGCTCCGCTTCGATCTCGTCACAAACTTTCTGCAATGGATTTG GCCATATTTGTCGGTATTCATCATTGTCAACATTGTTCTATGGATCTTGTCCAAATACCTCTTCCTCCAAGATAATGGCTCCTACCTGGCGCTCAGCCacag GGGCTTGCTCTTTAACTGTGTGTACTTTGTGACCTTCTACTTCCTGTTCCTTGGTCTCTTCTCATTACTCTTGCGCTTATTCATGTCCTTGGTTCTTGGAGTTATCTACCTTGGTCGCCTGGACAAGACAATCATGGTGAAGAACTTCGAGGTCTTTGACCTAGGTGTGTGCATGCCTTCTATGGCGGTATGA